A region of Massilia sp. KIM DNA encodes the following proteins:
- the tssF gene encoding type VI secretion system baseplate subunit TssF, whose amino-acid sequence MEELLPYYESELGFLRRYSREFSERYPKIAGRLLMGGEVCEDPHIERMIQAFALMNARVAKRLDDDYPEFTEALFEVLYPHYLRPFPSCSIVQMDYAAAASQLTAATSIARGTLLGTRKVRGAECTFRTAYPVTVAPVALSHASFAPIIEAPAAARLPAGASSGIRITLSGTAPEVPLARIGLGRLRVFMDGEASFCAALRDAIFMRTVAAYVEDGDSGRWIQLDALPVIPAGFDEEDALIDFSARSHPAYRLLTEYFSFPEKFNFIDIDTDALARALPAGCRAATLHLALSSVRSDSNVARTLGTLSSRNLLLGCTPVVNLFKKRGEPIRLTHTKASYPVIADARRAFAYEVVSIDSVKLVRQTPQGESVIQFRPFYSLRHGQTPDKHGHYWVMRRDETVARLSPGYETEISIVDIDFDPAAVETDTLSLELTCTNRDLPAMLAWGQRGGDLFMEGGARVNAITFLRKPSLSHGFERGGGAHWRLISHLSLNHLSLSGAGVEALREMLAMYDLPRSPASQRQIGGIHAVEYKASTAWLPGNPFASLVRGMEVRLTIDEEAFVGSGIHAFAHVIERFLGLYVHANSFTQLVVVSSKTGEELLKCKPRSGDSSLL is encoded by the coding sequence TTGGAAGAGCTGTTACCGTATTACGAAAGCGAACTGGGATTCCTGCGCCGCTACTCGCGCGAGTTCTCGGAACGCTACCCCAAGATCGCCGGGCGCCTCCTGATGGGGGGCGAGGTCTGCGAAGACCCCCACATCGAGCGCATGATCCAGGCCTTCGCCCTGATGAACGCGCGCGTGGCCAAGCGCCTGGACGACGACTACCCCGAATTCACCGAGGCGCTGTTCGAGGTGCTCTACCCGCACTACCTGCGCCCCTTCCCGTCCTGCTCCATCGTGCAGATGGACTACGCGGCGGCGGCCAGCCAGCTGACGGCGGCCACCAGCATCGCGCGCGGGACCCTGCTCGGCACGCGCAAGGTGCGTGGCGCCGAATGCACCTTCCGCACCGCCTATCCGGTCACGGTGGCGCCGGTGGCCCTGAGCCATGCGAGTTTCGCGCCGATCATCGAGGCGCCGGCGGCGGCGCGCCTGCCGGCGGGGGCGAGTTCCGGCATCCGCATCACCCTGTCCGGCACCGCGCCCGAGGTGCCGCTCGCCAGGATAGGCCTGGGCAGGCTGCGCGTCTTCATGGATGGCGAAGCCTCCTTCTGCGCGGCCCTGCGCGACGCGATCTTCATGCGCACCGTGGCGGCTTACGTCGAGGACGGCGACTCGGGGCGCTGGATCCAGCTCGACGCGCTGCCGGTGATCCCGGCCGGCTTCGACGAGGAGGACGCCCTGATCGACTTTTCGGCGCGCTCCCACCCGGCCTATCGGCTGCTGACCGAATACTTCAGCTTCCCGGAGAAGTTCAACTTCATCGACATCGACACCGACGCCCTGGCGCGCGCGCTGCCGGCCGGCTGCCGCGCGGCGACCCTGCACCTGGCCTTGAGCAGCGTGCGCAGCGACTCCAACGTGGCGCGCACCCTGGGCACGCTCTCGAGCCGCAACCTGCTGCTGGGCTGCACCCCGGTGGTCAACCTGTTCAAGAAGCGCGGCGAACCGATCCGCCTGACCCACACCAAGGCCAGTTATCCGGTGATCGCGGACGCGCGCCGCGCCTTCGCCTACGAGGTGGTGTCGATCGACTCGGTCAAGCTGGTGCGCCAGACGCCGCAGGGCGAATCGGTGATCCAGTTCCGTCCCTTCTATTCGCTGCGCCACGGCCAGACGCCGGACAAGCACGGCCACTACTGGGTGATGCGGCGCGACGAGACGGTGGCGCGCCTGAGCCCCGGCTACGAGACCGAGATCTCGATCGTCGACATCGATTTCGATCCGGCGGCGGTGGAAACCGACACCCTGAGCCTGGAGCTGACCTGCACCAACCGCGACCTGCCGGCCATGCTGGCCTGGGGCCAGCGCGGCGGCGACCTGTTCATGGAAGGCGGGGCGCGCGTGAACGCGATCACCTTCCTGCGCAAGCCCAGCCTGTCGCACGGCTTCGAGCGCGGTGGCGGCGCCCACTGGCGCCTGATCTCGCACCTGTCGCTGAACCACCTCTCGCTCAGCGGGGCTGGCGTGGAAGCGCTGCGCGAAATGCTGGCCATGTACGACCTGCCGCGTTCTCCGGCCTCGCAGCGCCAGATCGGCGGCATCCACGCGGTCGAGTACAAGGCCAGCACCGCCTGGCTTCCCGGGAATCCCTTCGCCAGCCTGGTGCGAGGCATGGAGGTGCGCCTGACGATCGACGAGGAGGCATTCGTCGGCAGCGGCATCCACGCGTTCGCGCATGTGATCGAACGTTTCCTGGGCCTGTACGTCCACGCCAACAGCTTCACCCAGCTGGTGGTGGTATCGAGCAAAACCGGAGAAGAGCTATTGAAATGCAAGCCCCGCAGCGGCGATTCGAGCCTGCTGTAA
- the tssG gene encoding type VI secretion system baseplate subunit TssG: MQAPQRRFEPAVIERLFAQPQRFQYFQAVRLLELWLKRHGGVRSGAVANLLRFQNSTRLSFPASELEAMQAEPRERTPGRGEPGQDAEPLRYVRITPAFMGLLGGAGALPAHYTERIAGQILHEKDEAPRAFLDTFSNRSLALFYEAWRKYRLELKYQVDGRDGFLPLLLSMAGVGQEPLRRRFVDDVHGELLDESVAYFATSMRHKPASAVQIARVLSEYFGAPVKAEQFVGRWYDVPPEQQSRLGFGAAVLGAGAMAGTRVWQRDLRVRIVVGPLERSRFDAFLPGGKAARALGSMLSMMTGVTLEYEVQLVLRAADVRGAALGGAQDEAGGACGRLGWDSFLLTGEEGRDRDDVRYDIHALELA, from the coding sequence ATGCAAGCCCCGCAGCGGCGATTCGAGCCTGCTGTAATCGAGCGCCTGTTCGCGCAGCCGCAGCGCTTCCAGTACTTCCAGGCCGTGCGCCTGCTCGAGCTCTGGCTCAAGCGGCACGGCGGGGTGCGCAGCGGCGCCGTGGCGAACCTGCTGCGCTTCCAGAATTCGACCCGCCTGAGCTTTCCCGCGAGCGAGCTGGAAGCCATGCAGGCCGAGCCGCGCGAGCGCACCCCGGGACGCGGCGAGCCGGGGCAGGACGCCGAACCGCTGCGCTACGTGCGCATCACGCCGGCTTTCATGGGCCTGCTGGGCGGCGCCGGCGCGCTGCCGGCCCACTACACCGAACGCATCGCCGGCCAGATCCTGCACGAGAAGGACGAGGCGCCGCGCGCCTTCCTCGACACCTTCTCGAACCGCTCCCTGGCGCTGTTCTACGAGGCCTGGCGCAAGTACCGGCTCGAGCTCAAGTACCAGGTCGACGGCCGCGACGGCTTCCTGCCGCTGCTGCTGTCGATGGCCGGCGTCGGCCAGGAGCCGCTGCGGCGCCGTTTCGTCGACGACGTCCACGGCGAGCTGCTGGACGAGTCGGTGGCCTACTTCGCCACCAGCATGCGCCACAAGCCGGCGTCCGCGGTGCAGATCGCGCGGGTGCTGTCGGAGTACTTCGGGGCACCGGTGAAGGCCGAGCAGTTCGTCGGGCGCTGGTACGACGTGCCGCCGGAGCAGCAGAGCCGCCTGGGCTTCGGGGCGGCGGTGCTGGGCGCGGGCGCCATGGCCGGGACCCGCGTCTGGCAGCGCGACCTGCGGGTGCGCATCGTGGTCGGCCCGCTCGAGCGCAGCCGCTTCGACGCCTTCCTGCCGGGCGGGAAGGCGGCGCGCGCCCTCGGCAGCATGCTGTCCATGATGACCGGGGTGACCCTCGAATACGAGGTCCAGCTGGTGCTGCGCGCCGCGGACGTGCGCGGCGCCGCGCTCGGCGGCGCCCAGGACGAGGCCGGCGGCGCCTGCGGCCGTCTGGGCTGGGACAGTTTCCTGTTGACCGGCGAGGAGGGGCGCGATCGCGACGACGTGCGCTACGACATCCATGCCCTGGAATTGGCCTGA
- the tssH gene encoding type VI secretion system ATPase TssH translates to MSLNLKTLIGKLNDTCRNAATRAAGLCVAHGQYEVDLEHLFLALLEQPKSDFAIIARQSGIPAGMLEADLQAEIARLRSGNARTPVFSARLPKLFEHAWLIASLDIPAGRPAAIRSGHLLQALLGDPELSQLAYRGSKLFDRFDVDQIKHNLDKIAAGSQEVVSVEPPKAQGSDPVGELTAAAASRTPALDQYTTNLTQRAREGKVDPVIGRDPEIRQAIDILMRRRQNNPILTGEAGVGKTAVVEGLALRIAAGDVPEVLKGVEIHTLDMGLLQAGASVKGEFENRLKNVIDEVKKSPHAIILFIDEAHTMIGAGGQAGQNDAANLLKPALARGELRTIAATTWGEYKKYFEKDAALARRFQVIKVEEPSEELACAMLRGMAPLMEKHFGVRIFDEAITEAVRLSHRYIAGRQLPDKAISVLDTACAKVALGQNATPALIEDLTRRLERLEAEAGALRRERAAGAAHAQRLGELEEERAQLSARRESLAARWEQEKGLSQRIVDARQALEQGGGLDGGAGKDVQALVGELRALQGESPMVPVQVDGHVVAEIVAGWTGIPLGKMVKDEIRTVLNLKGTLEERVIGQPHAIEAVAQRVRTARANLDDPNKPKGVFLFVGPSGVGKTETALALADVLYGGERKLVTINMSEYQEAHSVSGLKGSPPGYVGYGEGGVLTEAVRRNPYSVVLLDEVEKAHPDVLELFFQVFDKGVMDDAEGREIDFRNTIIILTSNVASSVMMQACLNKGEEELPSPDALEEMIRPYLVKQFKPAFLGRLKVVPYYPLSDDVLAEIIELKLRRIGERIAANHKADFEFDEALVEAVLARCTEVDSGARNVDNILNGTLLPEVAESVLARMAEGAVIERIAVTADGEGRFAYTIA, encoded by the coding sequence ATGAGCCTCAACCTGAAGACCCTGATCGGCAAACTGAACGACACCTGCCGCAACGCCGCCACCCGCGCCGCGGGCCTGTGCGTGGCCCATGGCCAGTATGAAGTCGACCTGGAACACCTGTTCCTGGCGCTGCTGGAGCAGCCCAAGAGCGACTTCGCCATCATCGCACGCCAGAGCGGCATCCCGGCCGGCATGCTGGAAGCCGACCTGCAGGCCGAGATCGCGCGCCTCCGGTCAGGCAACGCCCGCACGCCGGTGTTCTCGGCGCGCCTGCCCAAGCTGTTCGAGCACGCCTGGCTGATCGCCTCGCTCGACATCCCGGCCGGACGTCCGGCCGCGATCCGCAGCGGCCACCTGCTGCAGGCGCTGCTGGGCGACCCCGAGCTGTCCCAGCTGGCCTACCGCGGCTCCAAGCTGTTCGACCGTTTCGACGTCGACCAGATCAAGCATAACCTCGACAAGATCGCCGCCGGCTCGCAGGAGGTGGTGAGCGTCGAGCCGCCCAAGGCCCAGGGCAGCGACCCGGTGGGAGAACTGACGGCCGCCGCCGCGTCCAGGACCCCGGCGCTGGACCAGTACACCACCAACCTGACCCAGCGCGCACGCGAGGGCAAGGTCGATCCGGTGATCGGGCGCGACCCCGAGATCCGCCAGGCGATCGATATCCTGATGCGCCGCCGCCAGAACAATCCGATCCTGACCGGCGAGGCGGGCGTCGGCAAGACCGCGGTGGTGGAAGGGCTGGCCCTGCGCATCGCCGCAGGCGACGTGCCCGAGGTGCTCAAGGGCGTCGAAATCCATACCCTCGACATGGGCTTGCTGCAGGCCGGCGCGTCGGTGAAGGGCGAATTCGAGAACCGCCTCAAGAATGTCATCGACGAGGTCAAGAAGAGCCCGCACGCCATCATCCTCTTCATCGACGAGGCCCATACCATGATCGGCGCGGGCGGGCAGGCCGGCCAGAACGACGCCGCCAACCTGCTCAAGCCGGCCCTGGCGCGCGGCGAACTGCGCACCATCGCGGCCACCACCTGGGGCGAGTACAAGAAGTACTTCGAGAAGGACGCCGCGCTGGCGCGCCGCTTCCAGGTAATCAAGGTCGAGGAACCGAGCGAAGAACTGGCCTGCGCCATGCTGCGCGGGATGGCGCCGCTGATGGAGAAGCACTTCGGCGTGCGCATCTTCGACGAGGCGATCACCGAGGCGGTGCGGCTTTCGCACCGCTACATCGCGGGCCGCCAGTTGCCGGACAAGGCCATCAGCGTGCTCGATACCGCCTGCGCGAAGGTGGCGCTGGGACAGAACGCGACGCCGGCCCTGATCGAGGACCTCACGCGGCGCCTGGAGCGCCTGGAGGCCGAGGCGGGCGCGCTCAGGCGCGAGCGGGCTGCCGGCGCCGCCCATGCGCAGCGTCTCGGAGAGCTGGAGGAAGAACGCGCCCAACTGAGCGCGCGGCGCGAAAGCCTGGCGGCGCGCTGGGAGCAGGAGAAGGGCCTGTCGCAGCGTATCGTGGACGCGCGCCAGGCGCTGGAGCAGGGCGGCGGCCTGGATGGCGGGGCGGGCAAGGACGTCCAGGCGCTGGTCGGCGAGCTGCGCGCGCTGCAGGGGGAGAGCCCGATGGTGCCGGTGCAGGTGGACGGCCATGTGGTGGCCGAGATCGTCGCCGGCTGGACTGGCATCCCGCTCGGGAAGATGGTCAAGGACGAGATCCGCACCGTGCTCAACCTGAAAGGCACGCTGGAAGAGCGGGTGATCGGCCAGCCGCACGCGATCGAGGCGGTGGCCCAGCGGGTGCGCACCGCGCGCGCCAACCTCGACGATCCGAACAAGCCGAAGGGCGTGTTCCTGTTCGTCGGCCCCTCGGGCGTCGGCAAGACCGAGACCGCGCTGGCGCTGGCCGACGTGCTGTATGGGGGCGAGCGCAAGCTGGTGACGATCAACATGAGCGAGTACCAGGAGGCGCACAGCGTCTCCGGGCTCAAAGGATCGCCGCCGGGTTATGTCGGCTATGGCGAGGGCGGGGTGCTGACCGAGGCGGTGCGCCGCAATCCCTACAGCGTGGTGCTGCTGGACGAAGTCGAGAAGGCCCACCCGGACGTGCTCGAACTCTTCTTCCAGGTGTTCGACAAGGGCGTGATGGACGATGCCGAAGGGCGCGAGATCGACTTCCGCAACACCATCATCATCCTGACCTCGAACGTGGCGTCGAGCGTGATGATGCAGGCTTGCCTGAACAAGGGCGAGGAGGAGCTGCCGTCCCCGGACGCGCTGGAGGAGATGATCCGGCCCTACCTGGTCAAGCAGTTCAAGCCGGCTTTCCTGGGGCGCCTGAAGGTGGTGCCGTACTACCCGCTGTCGGACGACGTGCTGGCCGAGATCATCGAGCTCAAGCTGCGCCGCATCGGCGAGCGCATCGCCGCCAACCACAAGGCGGACTTCGAGTTCGACGAGGCGCTGGTGGAGGCGGTGCTGGCACGCTGCACGGAAGTGGATTCGGGGGCGCGCAATGTCGACAACATCCTCAACGGCACGCTGCTGCCGGAGGTGGCGGAATCGGTGCTGGCGCGCATGGCCGAGGGGGCAGTCATCGAGCGCATTGCCGTGACGGCGGATGGGGAGGGTAGATTCGCCTACACGATCGCTTGA
- a CDS encoding type VI secretion system Vgr family protein, with translation MTASIASLASAVLEGLGGRFTQHRRVLRLSTPAGPDVLLAESLRGSEGLSEGFRLEVAALSLDAALPLKGLIGQPVLVELLTDGSHDAPRPFHGHVTAAELTGANGGFARYRLLIEPWTRFLGLGRDSRVFQDMTVCDILDAVFRAYDHKGRLAPAWRFELSDRSVYAKRSLTTQYQESDLAFAERLMSEEGLFYFFEHEGDASSPGFGSHTLVVADHNGAFARNARSDVRFTQPGAVMREDSIDRWRIETRLQTNAIELASWDYRSRSLREVSSGTGEAISLASRDMPGVYAYGTREQGLRIADRQLQALQAGREIHVGAGTVRSFRPGTSFTLHDHSRFDGGEDAAFNLVRVTHLAHNNLDADTGNALARLLGECALRRANDEDLAGSLHALGCGPGERPVYRNRFEAIPAAVPYRASRTDGHGKLLHPRPRVQGQQTAIVVGPPGAVIHTDRDHRIKVQFHWQRGDASHSRLPHPAPDGHSGAPGNDQAGTWVRVATPLAPVAGANWGSHALPRVGQEVLVDFLDGNIDRPVVIGAVYNGAGRMDAQHNQVAQGGGAATGNAPAWFPGEGGAHAHPAALSGIKSQAMQASQAGNGGYGQLVFDDSAGQARVALQRHAKPHEGTDELNLGHLRHQTDNQRLDPVGFGAELKSARSVALRAGKGMLVSTDQASVGGAQLDSTPAAMQIERALNLVGDLAATALKHKAQLPGEGKPEDLSAARDLRRSLETVQETGAGAAGAGAAGAGEGGLGRAVAYGEAQMQLSSPSGIAALTPASAVFSAGASTSIAASQDVNFAAQANWFHVARLGIGMFTYGKASDANKPNQETGIRLHAASGKFSMQSQNGPSSLMADNSVIVASVEKDIRIAGKKHVLLTAQGAYIKLEGGNIEVHGPGRIEFKASSKELAGPKSSTLSELRLPTRNIMLSNEIWHTFAARYRVVSNNVAKPAQAYILDLPDGSRYFGETNSDGETIKVGTSEPKDIKLSLIEKDDWGQENINVWHQEMDKDWD, from the coding sequence ATGACAGCCTCGATCGCATCCTTGGCGTCCGCTGTCCTGGAAGGCCTTGGTGGCCGCTTTACCCAGCACCGGCGAGTCCTTCGCTTGAGCACGCCCGCTGGCCCGGACGTGCTGCTGGCCGAAAGCCTGCGCGGCAGCGAGGGGTTGAGCGAAGGCTTCCGTCTGGAGGTGGCGGCGCTCTCGCTGGACGCCGCGCTGCCTCTGAAGGGACTGATCGGCCAGCCCGTACTGGTCGAGCTGCTGACCGACGGCAGCCATGACGCGCCGCGTCCATTTCATGGCCACGTCACGGCGGCCGAGCTGACCGGGGCCAACGGCGGCTTCGCGCGCTACCGGCTACTCATCGAGCCCTGGACGCGCTTCCTCGGCCTGGGCCGGGACAGTCGCGTGTTCCAGGACATGACGGTGTGCGACATCCTCGACGCGGTCTTCCGCGCCTATGACCACAAGGGGCGTCTGGCGCCGGCCTGGCGCTTCGAGCTGAGCGACCGCAGCGTCTACGCGAAGCGCAGCCTCACCACCCAGTACCAGGAAAGCGACCTCGCCTTCGCCGAGCGCCTGATGAGCGAGGAAGGGCTGTTCTACTTTTTCGAGCACGAGGGCGACGCGTCCAGCCCCGGCTTCGGCAGCCATACGCTGGTCGTCGCGGACCACAACGGCGCCTTTGCCCGCAATGCGAGGTCGGATGTGCGGTTCACCCAACCGGGCGCGGTCATGCGCGAGGACAGCATCGACCGCTGGCGCATCGAGACACGCTTGCAGACCAACGCCATCGAACTGGCGAGCTGGGACTACCGCAGCCGTTCGCTGCGCGAAGTGAGCAGCGGCACGGGTGAGGCGATCAGCCTGGCCAGCCGCGACATGCCCGGTGTCTACGCCTATGGCACGCGCGAGCAGGGTTTGCGGATCGCCGACCGCCAGTTGCAGGCGCTGCAGGCAGGACGCGAAATCCACGTCGGCGCTGGCACCGTGCGCAGCTTCCGGCCCGGGACGAGCTTCACCCTGCACGATCACAGCCGCTTCGATGGCGGCGAGGATGCGGCCTTCAATCTGGTCCGTGTCACCCACCTGGCGCACAACAACCTCGACGCCGACACCGGCAACGCGCTGGCGCGTCTGCTCGGCGAGTGCGCGCTGCGCCGGGCGAACGACGAGGATCTTGCCGGCAGCCTGCACGCGCTGGGCTGCGGGCCAGGCGAGCGGCCGGTCTACCGCAACCGCTTCGAGGCGATTCCTGCCGCGGTGCCTTACCGCGCCAGCCGCACCGACGGGCATGGAAAGCTGCTGCACCCGAGGCCGCGGGTGCAGGGGCAGCAGACCGCGATCGTGGTGGGGCCGCCGGGTGCGGTGATCCATACCGACCGCGATCACCGCATCAAAGTGCAGTTCCACTGGCAACGCGGCGATGCGAGCCATAGCCGGCTGCCGCATCCGGCGCCCGATGGGCACTCGGGAGCGCCGGGCAACGACCAGGCGGGAACCTGGGTGCGCGTGGCCACGCCGCTGGCGCCTGTCGCCGGCGCCAACTGGGGCAGTCATGCACTGCCGCGTGTCGGCCAGGAGGTGCTGGTCGATTTCCTTGACGGGAACATCGATCGTCCTGTAGTGATCGGAGCGGTCTATAACGGAGCGGGTCGGATGGATGCCCAGCACAACCAGGTAGCCCAGGGCGGCGGCGCCGCGACCGGCAACGCGCCGGCGTGGTTTCCGGGCGAGGGTGGGGCGCACGCGCATCCGGCGGCGCTGTCGGGCATCAAGAGCCAGGCCATGCAGGCCAGCCAGGCCGGTAACGGCGGGTATGGGCAACTGGTGTTCGACGACAGCGCCGGGCAGGCGCGGGTCGCGCTGCAGCGGCATGCCAAACCCCACGAGGGCACGGACGAATTGAACCTGGGGCACCTGCGGCACCAGACCGACAACCAGCGGCTCGATCCGGTGGGATTCGGCGCGGAGCTGAAGTCGGCGCGCTCGGTCGCGCTGCGGGCGGGGAAGGGGATGCTGGTGTCGACCGATCAGGCCTCGGTGGGGGGCGCGCAGCTGGATTCGACGCCGGCGGCGATGCAGATCGAGCGGGCGCTCAATCTGGTCGGGGATCTTGCGGCGACGGCGCTCAAGCACAAGGCGCAGTTGCCGGGCGAGGGCAAGCCGGAGGATTTGTCGGCCGCGCGCGATTTGCGGCGCAGTCTGGAGACGGTGCAGGAAACCGGGGCGGGGGCAGCCGGGGCGGGGGCAGCCGGGGCGGGTGAAGGTGGTCTGGGAAGGGCGGTGGCCTATGGCGAAGCGCAGATGCAACTGTCTTCGCCGTCGGGAATTGCGGCGCTGACGCCGGCCAGCGCGGTGTTCAGCGCCGGTGCGTCGACCAGCATTGCAGCCAGCCAGGATGTCAACTTCGCCGCTCAGGCTAATTGGTTCCATGTGGCCAGGCTTGGGATAGGCATGTTCACTTACGGTAAGGCAAGCGATGCGAACAAGCCGAATCAGGAGACGGGGATTCGCCTGCACGCCGCGTCGGGGAAGTTCAGCATGCAAAGCCAGAATGGTCCGAGCTCACTGATGGCTGATAACTCGGTCATCGTGGCTAGCGTCGAAAAAGACATCAGGATCGCTGGAAAAAAGCATGTGCTCCTGACAGCGCAAGGAGCTTACATAAAGCTCGAGGGTGGGAACATCGAAGTACACGGTCCTGGGAGGATCGAGTTTAAAGCTTCGTCAAAAGAGCTCGCTGGACCAAAGTCTTCGACACTTTCTGAATTGCGTCTCCCCACTCGAAACATCATGCTGAGCAATGAGATTTGGCACACTTTTGCCGCAAGATACAGAGTCGTGTCGAATAACGTCGCGAAACCCGCTCAAGCATATATCTTGGATTTGCCGGACGGTTCTCGATACTTCGGAGAAACGAATTCCGATGGCGAAACGATCAAGGTAGGCACGTCTGAGCCGAAGGATATCAAATTGTCACTAATCGAAAAGGATGATTGGGGCCAGGAGAATATCAACGTCTGGCACCAAGAGATGGATAAGGACTGGGACTGA
- a CDS encoding LysM peptidoglycan-binding domain-containing protein — translation MGTIYDYLRTKRGAAYSDKQIIERSYLRRKPEIDKPPGALAGRSRVIGDATDEVQDRVMDILIEIGARYKLSYRDIAHTLLICRVESGFNPDAAAGTTTAAGLGQYTEATVIEAAKDHISKKRLGFNLDLSGDGVFDAERGAYGVVLSYMLSKEKALKFFGRDWERHVYIFHHESWYFNPTPKRMGRETVREVQKIIGTKIMPLLGPAEALLRQKGIVSFKLLTSDNKPYADQPYVAIVPPVASVKRPSTIQADKPPKPSIVKGRTDGSGKTQQIETSGLAEVVFVILNHNYKDYIDVSGTVEDVVHTVKPGETLGRIAAANGKTVEELQKLNNLKNPDRIRAGQILRIHDGEYLWRRPPIELIGSYLSEVLNMRPAAAPAIVEHKRSHIVLPEGNAAQRHGGESRVIAIRGKATSEQVATRAKATKIPHTTVEKEIKKTVAVPGRNGRVLREGLLFPVPFRSTARYDTEARRFGSPRGNGRLHGGCDLYAPVGTPVRAMDDGRILNVYGFYWGTDAIEVLHGNFIVRYGEVAPRSVAERKKLVGKTVVRGETIGTVGRLVMPSGKPYKHSMLHLEMYSSDELPSKSELTVNSGPYRRRADLVDPTPTLDKCVDR, via the coding sequence ATGGGAACGATCTACGATTACTTGCGCACGAAACGTGGCGCGGCATACTCTGACAAGCAAATTATAGAGCGTTCCTACCTACGCCGGAAACCTGAGATTGACAAGCCTCCCGGTGCGCTTGCAGGGCGCTCTCGTGTGATCGGTGACGCGACGGACGAGGTACAAGACCGTGTAATGGATATCCTCATCGAAATCGGGGCTCGTTATAAGCTTTCATATCGGGATATCGCACATACTCTGCTAATCTGTCGGGTTGAGTCTGGGTTCAACCCGGACGCTGCCGCCGGAACAACAACGGCTGCTGGACTTGGGCAGTACACGGAGGCCACCGTTATTGAAGCAGCAAAGGACCATATCTCGAAGAAGCGTTTGGGATTCAACCTCGATCTATCCGGAGATGGCGTCTTCGACGCAGAACGCGGTGCCTACGGTGTAGTGCTTTCCTACATGTTGAGCAAAGAGAAGGCGCTAAAGTTTTTCGGCCGGGATTGGGAAAGACATGTATACATCTTTCATCACGAATCTTGGTACTTCAATCCGACCCCCAAAAGAATGGGCCGCGAAACTGTTCGCGAGGTCCAGAAAATTATTGGCACCAAGATCATGCCGCTTCTTGGCCCCGCGGAGGCGCTCTTGAGGCAAAAAGGCATCGTATCCTTTAAACTCCTTACAAGTGATAACAAGCCCTATGCGGATCAACCCTACGTCGCAATCGTGCCACCAGTTGCATCGGTGAAGCGTCCTTCCACTATTCAAGCCGATAAACCGCCCAAGCCGAGTATCGTGAAAGGGCGCACGGATGGAAGTGGCAAAACCCAGCAGATCGAGACGTCAGGTCTGGCTGAGGTCGTATTTGTTATCCTTAACCATAACTACAAAGATTATATTGACGTTTCTGGCACGGTTGAAGACGTGGTGCACACGGTAAAACCGGGAGAAACTCTCGGTCGTATCGCTGCTGCCAACGGAAAAACCGTAGAGGAACTGCAAAAATTGAACAATCTCAAAAATCCTGACCGGATCAGGGCAGGCCAGATTTTGCGGATCCATGATGGAGAGTACCTCTGGCGGCGCCCGCCGATCGAACTCATAGGTAGTTATCTGTCGGAGGTATTAAACATGCGCCCCGCAGCTGCTCCAGCGATCGTAGAGCACAAGCGCAGTCATATCGTCTTGCCTGAAGGAAACGCTGCTCAGCGGCATGGCGGCGAGTCTAGAGTCATCGCTATACGCGGAAAAGCCACGAGTGAACAAGTTGCTACTCGGGCGAAAGCGACGAAAATCCCACACACGACCGTAGAAAAGGAGATTAAAAAGACCGTCGCCGTACCCGGCAGGAACGGACGAGTGCTACGCGAAGGGCTGTTATTCCCAGTACCATTCCGCTCGACGGCCAGATACGATACGGAGGCCCGACGTTTTGGCTCTCCCCGCGGGAATGGACGCCTTCACGGGGGGTGCGATCTCTATGCTCCTGTAGGGACACCGGTTAGAGCAATGGACGACGGTCGCATCTTGAATGTGTACGGGTTTTATTGGGGAACTGATGCAATTGAGGTTCTCCATGGAAATTTCATCGTTCGGTACGGCGAGGTAGCTCCGAGATCCGTTGCGGAGCGGAAGAAATTGGTCGGGAAGACCGTTGTACGTGGCGAAACTATCGGAACGGTAGGCCGTTTGGTTATGCCCAGTGGCAAGCCGTATAAGCACTCCATGCTTCACCTCGAGATGTATTCCTCAGATGAATTACCATCGAAATCTGAGCTTACCGTTAATTCCGGACCTTATAGGCGAAGGGCGGATTTGGTAGACCCAACGCCAACTTTAGATAAATGTGTTGATAGATGA